The Thermococcus sp. DNA window GCGTTCTCAGCCAGATAGTTGGCAAGGAAGTCAAGATTTCCTTCGTTTGATTTTTCTTCTCCTTATCGAATACATTTAAAAGCTCGCCCCTACTCCTTCTGGGGATGGCCATGTATAGGACGCACTACTCGAGCGAGATTACGGAAGAGCTCAACGGCCAGCGCGTTAAGGTTGCCGGCTGGGTGTGGGAAATAAAGGACCTGGGCGGAATTAAGTTCCTCTGGATAAGGGACAGGGAGGGAATAGTCCAGATAACGGCGCCAAAGAAGAAGGTAAGTCAGGAGATATTCAAGCTCATTCCAAAGCTCAACAGCGAGGACGTCGTTGCGGTTGAAGGCATCGTTAACTTCACGCCCAAGGCGAAGCTCGGCTTTGAGGTTCTCCCGGAGAAGCTCGAAATACTCAGCAGGGCTGAAAGCCCGCTCCCGCTCGACCCCACCGGAAAGGTCAAGGCGGAACTCGACACGAGGCTCGACAACCGCTTCATGGACGTAAGAAGGCCCGAGGTAATGGCCATATTCAAGATACGCTCGAGCGTTTTCAAGGCAATCAGGGACTTCTTCCACAGTGAGGGCTTCATCGAGATTCACACGCCGAAGATTATCGCTACAGCAACTGAAGGTGGAACCGAGCTCTTCCCGATGAAGTACTTCGAGAGAGATGCTTTTCTGGCCCAGAGTCCGCAACTCTACAAGCAGATTATGATGGCGAGCGGTCTGGACAGGGTCTACGAGATAGCGCCGATTTTCAGGGCTGAAGAGCACAACACGACTAGGCATTTAAACGAGGCGTGGAGTGTTGATGCCGAGATGGCGTTCATCGAGAGCGAGGAGGAGGTAATGGAGCTCCTTGAGAGGCTGGTAGCTCACGTAATCAACTACGTCCGCGAGCACAATACCAAGGAACTTGAAACCCTTAACTTCGAGCTTGAAGAACCGAAACTGCCCTTCCCGAGGCTGAGCTACGAGGAAGCCCTTGAAATCCTGTCTGACCTTGGAAAAGAAATCCCGTGGGGAGAGGACATAGATACGGAGGGAGAAAAGCTCCTTGGAAAGTACATGGTTGAGAACGAAAACGCTCCCCTCTACTTCCTCTACCGCTACCCGAGCGAGGCGAAGCCCTTCTACATCATGAAGTACGACGACAGGCCTGAAATCTGTCGCGCTTTCGACCTTGAGTACCGCGGTGTGGAGATAACATCCGGTGGCCAGAGGGAGCACCGCGTTGATGTCCTCGTCGAGCAGATAAAGGAGAAAGGACTGAATCCAGAGAGCTTCGAGTTTTATCTCAAGGCATTCCGGTATGGCATGCCGCCCCACGGAGGCTTTGGTCTCGGGGCGGAGAGGCTGATAAAGCAGATGCTTGACCTTCCCAACATCAGGGAGGTCATCCTATTCCCAAGGGACAGGAAGAGGCTTATACCGTAAGGCCTTTATACCTTCTCCCCTTTCATTGTGTAGG harbors:
- the aspS gene encoding aspartate--tRNA(Asn) ligase, with amino-acid sequence MYRTHYSSEITEELNGQRVKVAGWVWEIKDLGGIKFLWIRDREGIVQITAPKKKVSQEIFKLIPKLNSEDVVAVEGIVNFTPKAKLGFEVLPEKLEILSRAESPLPLDPTGKVKAELDTRLDNRFMDVRRPEVMAIFKIRSSVFKAIRDFFHSEGFIEIHTPKIIATATEGGTELFPMKYFERDAFLAQSPQLYKQIMMASGLDRVYEIAPIFRAEEHNTTRHLNEAWSVDAEMAFIESEEEVMELLERLVAHVINYVREHNTKELETLNFELEEPKLPFPRLSYEEALEILSDLGKEIPWGEDIDTEGEKLLGKYMVENENAPLYFLYRYPSEAKPFYIMKYDDRPEICRAFDLEYRGVEITSGGQREHRVDVLVEQIKEKGLNPESFEFYLKAFRYGMPPHGGFGLGAERLIKQMLDLPNIREVILFPRDRKRLIP